Sequence from the Rutidosis leptorrhynchoides isolate AG116_Rl617_1_P2 chromosome 3, CSIRO_AGI_Rlap_v1, whole genome shotgun sequence genome:
caagtttctaagccattctgcttctttaccagcagcagctaaagcaacaaactcagattccatcgttgagttggtaatacatgtctgcttcttagaagcccatgaaatagcacctcccccaagcaagaacacccaaccactcgttgaagaatgatcttcaatattggttatccaactcgcatcagaatatccttctattaccgaaggaaacccattataagataaactatagtccatagttttcttcaagtacttcagtacccgcctaattgcttgccagtgatgagtactaggattactagtatatctactcagttttcccacagcaaaagcaatatccggccttgtacaagtcatggcgtacatcaaacagccaatcacctgagaatactcaagttgtgatacagcttcaccttgattaggcataagcttctcacttggatcaacaggggtactcacaggattacattcaaagcaattgaactttttcaacaccttctcaatataatgagattgacaaatcaaaattcctttgctttcacgtttgatcctaatgccaaggataacgtcagcctcccccatatctttcatggagaattttgatgacaaaaattcttttgttaaatcaacctgactttggtcagtcccaaagattaacatgtcatcaacatatagacaaattataactcctttaccagaataatcaaatttactatatacacatttatctgcttggtttaatttaaaaccactagataaaatcacttcatcaaacttttgatgccattgcttaggtgcttgtttcaaaccatataaggatttcacaagtttgcacaccttgccttcatttcctggcatgacaaagccctgaggttggttcatataaacctcctcatccaattcaccattcaagaatgctgtcttcacatccatctggtgaataactagattgtgaatcatagccaaagcaatcagcagtctaatggtagtgatacgtgccacgggagcataagtatcaaaatagtcaattccagacttttgtctaaagccttgaatgactaaccttgccttgaattTTTCAAaagttccatccaccttcatcttctttttgaagatccatttgcaacccaaaggtttgcaaccaggaggtagatcagctaacacccaagtgttattgcccatgatagaattcatctcatcattaattgcctctttccagaatgcaacatcctgagacctcattgcttcatcatatgttttaggatcatcatcaacattgaaacaataggaatattgggtagaaacatcatccctagaaccttcaactaagtataggtgaaaatctggtccaaatgatttaggtttcctttttcttttgcttttccgaagctcaagtgactgatcaacagccttttcagagacttcatcattacaatccttattgattccattgttacttggaatcatatcctttggtctaggtatagatgaaaatcgattttcatcaaagattgcatcccttgaatcaatcacagaattgattgagacaaactcattaggctctattacatagaacctatatgccttggaatgttcaacatatccaacaaatatgcaatctatacctctttcacctaaacttttcttcttgggatcaggtagtcttacaaccgccctacagccccatacccgaagataattcaagttaggtttccttttattccaaagttcataaggtgtaatcttgtttcttttgttaggaactctattaagcaaataacaagcggttaacatagcttccccccaaaatccttcacttaaacccgaataggataacatggaattaaccatttccttaaggaccctattcttcctttcagatataccattttgttatggagtataaggagctgtggtctcatggataataccaacggaatggaaatacgattggtcaatgtattcacctctcctatctgttctaagtcttttaatcaaagccttttgttgtaattctacttcagttttaaatattttaaatttatctaatgcttcatccttagtatgtaacaaataaacatagcaaaatctagaagcatcatcaataaaagtcacaaaatatttctggttccctaaagtaggagtagcatgcaaatcacataaatcactatgtattaattccaaaatttcagtatcacgatgtacattttgaaatggtttcttagtgatctttgttaacatacacgttttacacttttcattgttcatgtcaaaagccggtattaatccatctttagacatatcttgcattcttttaaagtgtatatgtcctagtctagcatgccaaagtgtagaattatttatgctagaagtagatataaaagcaaaattaacattcaagtgattaatgttaagtctaaacattctattgcataaataaccaaaaccaacaaacataccatgttttgacaaaacaaacttatcagattcaatcacttgtttataaccacaataatttaacacactactggaaaccaaattttttcttatttgtggtacatgcaaaacatcaaacaaacaaatagtttttccagaactaaaacacaaatccacacttccacgtccatgaacagaggctgttgactcatttcccatatgaagaattgatccatcagtcacggactcgtaagtcttgaaccaaaatctatccttgcatacatgggtggtggctcccgagtcaacccaccacgcgacatcatcatcctgcacaaaataagcctcagatatatatgaaacataataattctcatttgaattattaaatatattctgacctttcgagttgtggttgtttaaaccatttcccgaaccgcttgtgctagatcctttgacattattattaccaaaaataaccttgcaatcctttttcatgtgtccagttttaccacacttccaacaagtcaatttagacttcttgttcggattagccttgttataaccttgatgtttacgtttgccctttttgtcattattactagtgaactttttatgttccaccatattgacaacagacgtaccagcaacttcgttgctctttggcttgtcattatcctgcaacctgagggattcctcaatacgcagatgactacccaactcaacaagagttaactcctccttcttatgtttcaaagaatgtttaaattctttccaagatggaggtagtttatcaattatgcttgagacttgaatagactcatccatgttcatcttatgttgtgtgaattgaccaagtatacgaatgagctcattgtattgttccaagaccggtctagaatcgaccatcttgtaattattaaaattactcacaaggaactttttactagaagcatcctcagacatatacttggtttctaaacagtcccatagttctttagaagattcaacatttaggtaaatatcaaaaagggaatcagccataccattgaggattaaacctctagcgatgtagtcatcgttctcccacttgcaccttttccgaatttgttcaatagtggcatcatcaccatgatcttcaggaattggtgtgctgagtacgtacaccacactcatgctgctcagaaagaagtgcatcttcttttgccatctcctaaaatcaattccctcaaacttatcaagtttggagaaattcgccgtcatgtgtttcatcgtagccgccatcgattataacagataattactttcgattgttggaggttttattaaattctttcgtgtagggtaaaataatcgatagccggataaatcactgaatcgtggtatcactttccgaaagtaattattcgacccttatagcctgggttacacgaatatcactttgggataagacagagattaaattcttgttttggcagaaacaagaattccttttgcagaagaatattttggtgttcgtaacttgtgtctgttctcatgcatattggttaatatatttatatacacccttatcatgaaagagtcttttattaaaatcaattggccgattgattaataaaagtatcttctataatattcaaaagtggttacaggaagaatatttctataaacaaatattatcacttccatcattaaagtaaaagttgttacttttacaataaacaaatattatattttacaactatcaaagcatgagtgatcactttataataaacaagtattattccttcaaccactaaagcaaaagtgggtgcaagaataattcttccgtaatcactcaaaattgtgttaagtgttttcttactgctgtctcttaagaaccagcactgcaaaaggaccagcagcgcaaaaatcagcaaacaggaccagcagcgcaaaagtcagcatacaggaccagcagcgcaaaagtcagcatacaggaccagcagcgcagaggaaccagcaaacaggaccagctgcgcagaacaaccagcacagggaccagctgcgcagaacaaccagcacagggaccagctgcgcagaacaaccagcacagggaccagcaatgcagaacaaccagcacaaggaccagcaatgcagaacaaccagtacaag
This genomic interval carries:
- the LOC139896357 gene encoding uncharacterized protein, with the protein product MNMDESIQVSSIIDKLPPSWKEFKHSLKHKKEELTLVELGSHLRIEESLRLQDNDKPKSNEVAGTSVVNMVEHKKFTSNNDKKGKRKHQGYNKANPNKKSKLTCWKCGKTGHMKKDCKVIFGNNNVKGSSTSGSGNGLNNHNSKG